In Caproiciproducens sp. NJN-50, the following are encoded in one genomic region:
- a CDS encoding enoyl-CoA hydratase/isomerase family protein, producing MFQHVLFEVKDQVGYITLNHPEKRNPINIDTHRELKECFDLCDYDEKVRAVVIRGAGGNFSAGGDLNAMKTRIDSGVRGTRQVCRAGAETNLRLRNLRKPVIAWIEGAVAGAGLALAMACDFQIIDEQSKCLFAFVNIGFVPDSGTTYFLTRAAGTVRATDLLMSGRKFTGKEGADWGLFTEAVPSDHLESRVRQYVEKYSNGPTVAYGNIKAMINRAQFGSFADGLEAEVECQGECELTEDYREAVTAFLEKRKPQFNGK from the coding sequence ATGTTTCAACACGTTTTGTTCGAAGTTAAAGATCAGGTAGGCTACATTACGCTGAACCATCCCGAAAAACGCAATCCGATCAATATCGACACCCACCGCGAGTTAAAGGAATGCTTCGACCTATGCGATTATGACGAAAAGGTCCGAGCGGTCGTGATCCGGGGGGCCGGCGGCAATTTCAGCGCCGGCGGGGATTTGAACGCCATGAAAACCCGGATCGACTCCGGAGTCAGGGGAACAAGGCAGGTGTGCCGCGCCGGAGCGGAAACCAACCTCCGCCTGCGCAATCTGCGCAAGCCCGTCATCGCCTGGATCGAAGGCGCCGTCGCGGGGGCCGGCCTTGCTTTGGCAATGGCTTGTGATTTTCAAATCATCGACGAACAGTCAAAATGCTTGTTTGCTTTCGTCAATATCGGCTTTGTTCCCGATTCGGGTACAACTTATTTTCTCACCCGCGCGGCGGGTACCGTAAGAGCTACGGACCTGCTGATGTCGGGAAGAAAATTCACGGGAAAAGAAGGGGCCGACTGGGGACTTTTTACAGAAGCGGTTCCGTCAGATCACCTTGAAAGCCGCGTGCGGCAGTATGTTGAGAAGTACTCAAACGGCCCTACCGTGGCTTACGGCAACATCAAGGCGATGATCAACCGCGCGCAGTTCGGTTCGTTCGCGGATGGGCTTGAGGCCGAAGTCGAATGCCAGGGCGAGTGCGAGCTGACCGAAGATTACCGGGAAGCCGTCACGGCTTTCCTTGAAAAGAGGAAACCACAGTTCAACGGAAAATAA
- a CDS encoding acyclic terpene utilization AtuA family protein, which produces MNKVIVGGGQGFWGDSNDAAIHMVKKSNINYMACDYLAELTLSIMERQKLKNPERGYAGDFIGLLDQCGKEAFDRKIRIISNAGGMNIEGAVNAIRQVAERQGMHGYKIGYVQGDDMKSQIPELLRQGVDFKNIDDVGDFKDIQGDILNANVYFGHEPIVECLEGGADVTVTGRAADSALFLAPCVHELGWRADDWENLSRGIMAGHLLECGGQGAGGNYQYDWRGVPDMDQLGFPIAEIGNDDFIVTKAPGCGGVICEQSVKEQFLYEVHDPANYITPDVNVDISHATLTQAGENRVRVGNVHGKPRPDTLKLSIGYHAGYKVVTYLSFAWPDAYEKAQYAAEILRKKMERKGMKYEDVNVSYVGLNALHLGVADMSGDLIKNQNEVVLRIAIRTKEKSEAAKIIPEISPLQLNGPPGASFFGGRSHVQEVIGLWPTLIPRDAVKLTSRIVEVK; this is translated from the coding sequence TTGAATAAAGTTATCGTTGGGGGTGGCCAGGGATTCTGGGGCGACAGCAATGATGCTGCGATACATATGGTGAAGAAGAGCAACATCAATTATATGGCCTGCGATTACCTGGCGGAGCTGACGCTTTCCATTATGGAACGGCAGAAGCTGAAAAATCCGGAGCGCGGCTATGCAGGAGATTTTATCGGCCTGCTGGACCAATGCGGGAAGGAGGCGTTCGACAGAAAGATCCGCATCATATCAAACGCGGGCGGGATGAACATCGAAGGCGCCGTAAACGCGATCAGGCAGGTGGCCGAACGGCAGGGAATGCACGGCTACAAGATCGGATACGTGCAGGGCGACGACATGAAGTCCCAGATTCCGGAGCTGCTCCGGCAGGGGGTCGATTTCAAGAACATCGACGATGTCGGCGACTTTAAGGACATTCAGGGCGACATTCTCAACGCCAACGTGTATTTCGGCCATGAACCGATCGTGGAATGCCTGGAGGGGGGCGCGGACGTGACGGTGACCGGACGCGCGGCGGACTCCGCCCTGTTTCTCGCCCCGTGCGTGCATGAGCTCGGATGGAGGGCGGACGACTGGGAGAATCTGTCCAGGGGCATCATGGCCGGCCATTTGCTGGAATGCGGCGGCCAGGGCGCGGGAGGAAATTATCAGTACGACTGGCGCGGCGTGCCCGACATGGATCAGCTCGGCTTCCCGATCGCTGAAATCGGCAACGACGATTTTATCGTTACGAAAGCGCCGGGCTGCGGCGGCGTCATCTGCGAACAGTCCGTGAAGGAACAGTTCCTCTACGAGGTTCACGATCCGGCCAACTACATTACCCCGGACGTCAATGTCGACATCAGCCATGCCACTTTGACGCAGGCCGGGGAGAACCGGGTCCGCGTCGGGAATGTTCACGGCAAACCCCGCCCCGATACGCTCAAGCTCAGCATCGGCTATCACGCCGGATACAAAGTCGTCACCTATTTGAGCTTTGCGTGGCCGGACGCCTATGAAAAGGCGCAGTATGCGGCTGAGATCCTGAGAAAAAAGATGGAGCGCAAGGGGATGAAATACGAGGACGTGAACGTGAGTTATGTCGGGCTGAACGCGCTGCATCTCGGCGTGGCCGACATGAGCGGGGACCTGATCAAAAACCAGAATGAAGTCGTGCTGAGGATCGCGATCCGGACGAAGGAAAAATCGGAAGCCGCAAAGATCATTCCGGAGATTTCCCCGCTGCAGCTCAACGGCCCTCCGGGCGCCAGTTTCTTCGGCGGCCGCTCCCATGTCCAGGAGGTCATCGGCCTGTGGCCGACGCTGATCCCGCGCGACGCAGTGAAACTGACGTCCCGCATTGTGGAGGTGAAATGA
- a CDS encoding CaiB/BaiF CoA transferase family protein, with translation MRRVFEGIRVLDFSNNLAGPCCAAIFADLGAEVIKIERPFVGDDSRAIAPRIEGQSLQYIWFNRGKKSVELALDDPEAQEMARSLIRDADILVESFKPGNMKRFGLDYENVVQINPKLIYCSISACGQTGAYAKKPGFDIIAQGMSGLMDLAGEPDGAPVKQGVTIGDYVGSFNAYGAIVTALYYRNLTGEGQYIDISLLDGLVSCNSTLENAATLDAYPTRSGRHHQTMAPYGIYLGKNGQSVVIAAYTPSMWKRLCTAMERPDLIDDPRFCSVLLRAQNIRELVPEIEGWLSRFDRIDDAISRMEGNGVACCKIKSTHEVANDPVLWERGSLVEIPTQPSFRNVKSIRARGPWMQFSKTPMEMKRAPDLGEHSAEVFARYGWNEEKVHVLKEKWKIAAECKKNPK, from the coding sequence ATGCGCAGGGTTTTTGAAGGAATCAGGGTTCTGGACTTCAGCAACAATCTGGCCGGCCCCTGCTGCGCCGCAATTTTTGCGGACCTGGGCGCCGAGGTGATCAAGATCGAGCGCCCCTTCGTGGGGGACGACAGCCGCGCGATCGCGCCCCGAATCGAGGGCCAGTCTCTGCAGTATATCTGGTTCAACCGCGGAAAAAAATCCGTGGAGCTGGCTCTCGACGACCCGGAAGCTCAGGAGATGGCCAGAAGTCTGATCCGGGATGCGGATATCCTGGTGGAGAGCTTCAAACCGGGCAACATGAAAAGGTTTGGCCTGGACTACGAGAATGTGGTTCAGATCAATCCCAAGCTCATTTACTGCTCCATTTCCGCGTGCGGGCAAACCGGGGCATATGCAAAAAAGCCGGGCTTCGACATCATCGCCCAGGGGATGTCCGGGCTGATGGATCTGGCCGGCGAGCCGGACGGAGCGCCCGTAAAGCAGGGAGTCACGATCGGCGACTATGTCGGCAGCTTCAACGCGTACGGCGCAATTGTAACCGCTCTGTATTACCGGAACCTGACGGGAGAGGGCCAATACATAGATATTTCGCTTCTGGACGGCCTGGTGAGCTGCAACAGCACCCTTGAAAACGCGGCGACGCTGGACGCTTATCCCACGCGCTCGGGGCGGCACCACCAAACGATGGCTCCCTATGGCATTTACCTCGGCAAGAACGGTCAAAGCGTCGTGATTGCCGCGTACACCCCTTCCATGTGGAAAAGGCTGTGCACCGCAATGGAGAGGCCCGACCTGATCGACGACCCCCGTTTCTGCTCCGTTCTGCTCCGGGCTCAAAACATCAGGGAGCTGGTGCCCGAAATCGAGGGGTGGCTGAGCCGGTTTGACAGGATCGACGACGCAATCAGCCGGATGGAAGGCAACGGAGTCGCCTGCTGCAAGATCAAATCCACTCACGAGGTCGCGAACGATCCGGTGCTGTGGGAAAGAGGCAGTCTGGTCGAAATTCCGACCCAGCCCAGCTTCAGGAACGTGAAGTCAATACGGGCGCGCGGGCCATGGATGCAGTTTTCCAAAACGCCGATGGAGATGAAGCGGGCCCCCGACCTCGGCGAACACAGCGCGGAGGTCTTTGCCCGCTACGGTTGGAACGAAGAGAAGGTTCATGTGCTGAAAGAGAAGTGGAAAATCGCCGCTGAATGCAAAAAGAACCCCAAATGA
- a CDS encoding two-component system sensor histidine kinase NtrB → MLFPDVTCTVSESLKKNREYGLYDVLELDGMIVITLFRQNHKIQVNGIIENRKIDQNKIFRFIECCWDRIFAGEKFSNFFWEGCYYHMTSKKQAKPFLAFTLVIREGSPFPEKDLLWLDVYEKLNYQRTLIENEAFQNKNLYDNLFEGVPFAIAALNLSGKVLRMNPSASRLFGVCQDHAFVLARPEQNKILQAMIHQAILTNDRQTNQEFVFGQDDDIRVLSLSVSPLQNSKNQTAGVIVLASDKTEKRLLTAEVEQLKQYGFLGEFSMGLAHDIKNPLMIINGCAKKIPQNNQQGEHLRNIISFQVERINEVISELMTLGSSMRDPAEAMVDLNVVLQNCHTMATRQRTGPQAAIRMDLAPDLPQFYAKEVHLRQIFSNLLVNAMDAVGDDGNILMKSRSDENQIQVVISDDGCGIPRELQKKIFIPYFTTKRNGTGMGLFIVKRILEQYGGSISIESEPGKGTVCRVSLPITHKGPECAKSQE, encoded by the coding sequence ATGCTTTTCCCGGACGTGACTTGCACCGTTTCGGAATCGCTGAAAAAGAACAGAGAGTACGGACTTTACGACGTTCTGGAGCTGGACGGAATGATCGTGATTACCCTGTTCCGCCAGAATCACAAAATTCAAGTGAACGGCATCATCGAAAACAGAAAGATCGACCAAAATAAAATTTTCCGTTTTATCGAATGCTGCTGGGACCGGATTTTTGCCGGGGAGAAATTCAGCAACTTTTTCTGGGAGGGCTGCTATTACCACATGACCAGCAAAAAACAGGCGAAACCGTTTCTTGCCTTTACTCTGGTGATACGAGAGGGATCGCCTTTTCCGGAAAAAGACCTGCTCTGGCTCGATGTTTATGAAAAGCTGAATTATCAGCGAACACTGATTGAAAATGAGGCTTTTCAGAATAAAAATCTGTATGATAACCTGTTCGAAGGAGTCCCCTTCGCCATCGCGGCCCTGAATTTGAGCGGAAAGGTCTTGCGGATGAATCCTTCGGCAAGCCGGTTGTTCGGCGTTTGCCAGGATCATGCTTTTGTGCTGGCCAGGCCGGAGCAGAATAAAATCCTTCAGGCTATGATTCATCAGGCGATTCTGACAAACGACCGGCAAACCAATCAGGAATTTGTGTTTGGACAGGATGACGACATCCGCGTGCTTTCCCTTTCCGTCAGCCCGCTGCAGAACAGCAAGAATCAAACTGCCGGGGTGATTGTTCTGGCCAGTGACAAAACCGAAAAACGGCTTTTAACCGCGGAGGTTGAGCAGCTCAAGCAATATGGCTTTTTAGGAGAATTTTCGATGGGGCTGGCCCATGACATCAAGAATCCCCTGATGATTATCAACGGGTGTGCCAAGAAAATTCCGCAAAATAACCAACAGGGCGAACATCTGAGGAACATCATCTCTTTTCAGGTCGAGAGAATTAACGAAGTAATCAGCGAACTGATGACCTTGGGCAGTTCCATGCGGGATCCGGCTGAGGCAATGGTGGATTTGAATGTTGTCCTTCAGAATTGTCACACGATGGCGACCCGTCAGCGAACCGGACCTCAAGCCGCGATCAGGATGGATCTGGCTCCGGATCTTCCGCAGTTTTATGCCAAGGAGGTCCATTTGCGCCAGATATTTTCCAATTTGCTTGTCAATGCGATGGACGCCGTGGGCGACGACGGCAACATACTGATGAAAAGCCGCAGTGACGAGAACCAAATCCAGGTCGTCATCAGCGACGATGGATGCGGAATTCCCCGCGAGCTTCAAAAGAAAATATTTATTCCTTACTTTACGACCAAACGAAACGGGACCGGCATGGGTTTGTTTATTGTCAAACGAATTTTGGAACAATATGGCGGCAGCATCAGCATTGAATCGGAGCCGGGGAAGGGCACTGTCTGCCGCGTAAGCCTCCCAATCACTCATAAGGGCCCGGAATGCGCAAAATCGCAGGAATAA
- a CDS encoding LacI family DNA-binding transcriptional regulator, with translation MPTLKELAALAGVSPTTASVVMRGEGDQRNISQATQRKIMDAAKKIGYQTNLAARRLRSAGEKNTVVALYWATDFRAPMMVRFLHGLQRAVLGIGRGIDIIIRPYENGNLCRAASQQNLSMFNGAIICNASQQDMEYLEGMTPLIPTVLYNRSSVKFCAATINNFTLGSLPARIFALRGHKRASIITSEPVFAEMWLRTTAFLQTIAEFGMEAMPIIYEQNSMRGGYLAAMKLFEQKEMPDCIFFGSDAMAAGALRTFFLRGIKIPRDLECISIGNGDRDLEENSVISISNVQVPMEDMAEKCLNLLLELLEGKHKEPFFVEFPVVYHPLESCGSIPVK, from the coding sequence TTGCCGACACTAAAAGAACTGGCGGCTCTGGCCGGCGTCTCGCCAACGACCGCTTCCGTTGTGATGAGGGGAGAGGGGGACCAGAGAAACATCTCGCAGGCCACACAGCGGAAAATAATGGACGCGGCAAAGAAGATTGGGTATCAGACCAATCTCGCCGCGCGCAGGCTCCGCTCGGCCGGGGAAAAGAACACGGTGGTCGCGCTTTACTGGGCCACGGATTTTCGCGCGCCCATGATGGTGCGATTTCTTCACGGCTTGCAGCGCGCTGTGCTCGGCATTGGGCGCGGCATCGATATCATTATCCGGCCGTATGAAAACGGGAATTTGTGCCGGGCGGCTTCCCAGCAGAATCTCAGCATGTTCAACGGGGCCATCATCTGCAACGCCTCTCAGCAGGACATGGAATACCTGGAGGGAATGACCCCGCTCATCCCGACCGTGCTTTATAACCGGAGCTCCGTGAAATTCTGCGCCGCCACGATCAACAACTTTACGCTGGGCAGCCTGCCCGCCCGGATCTTTGCGCTGCGGGGGCATAAAAGAGCGTCCATCATCACCTCCGAGCCGGTCTTTGCGGAAATGTGGCTGCGGACGACCGCCTTTCTCCAGACCATAGCGGAATTTGGCATGGAGGCGATGCCCATTATTTACGAGCAAAATTCCATGCGCGGCGGATATCTGGCCGCCATGAAATTATTTGAGCAAAAAGAAATGCCCGACTGCATCTTTTTCGGCTCGGATGCAATGGCGGCGGGGGCGCTTCGCACTTTTTTTCTTAGAGGGATCAAAATTCCCCGGGATCTCGAATGTATCAGCATCGGCAACGGGGACCGCGATCTCGAAGAAAATTCGGTCATATCCATTTCCAACGTGCAGGTCCCCATGGAGGATATGGCTGAAAAATGCCTGAATCTTTTGCTGGAGCTGCTGGAGGGCAAACACAAGGAACCGTTTTTCGTCGAATTTCCGGTTGTTTACCATCCCCTGGAAAGCTGCGGCAGCATCCCCGTAAAATAA
- a CDS encoding AtuA-related protein, with protein sequence MKEIYLKEIAHGRSGDKGDTSNVCVFARKPEYYAIIKREVTVEKVREYFGGMVKGSVTRYEVPSLNGFNFVMKHALGGGATLSLRLDSLGKSMGSAFMRMKIHVGDEEV encoded by the coding sequence ATGAAGGAAATTTATCTGAAGGAGATCGCGCACGGGCGCAGCGGCGACAAGGGCGACACAAGCAACGTCTGCGTCTTTGCCCGCAAACCGGAATACTATGCGATCATCAAGCGCGAGGTCACGGTGGAAAAAGTCCGCGAATACTTCGGCGGCATGGTGAAAGGAAGCGTCACCCGTTACGAGGTGCCCTCTCTGAACGGCTTCAACTTTGTCATGAAACACGCTCTCGGCGGCGGGGCGACCCTTTCCCTCCGGCTCGACAGCCTTGGCAAATCCATGGGCTCCGCTTTCATGCGGATGAAAATTCACGTCGGCGACGAAGAGGTGTAA
- a CDS encoding acyl-CoA dehydrogenase family protein, which produces MTNHFYLLTEEQRDLQLMVREFADKEIIPTAKECEIDGTFPKELYRKAFEMGLTTYTLPEKYGGCGGDIFTYSLIKEELARGDAGFSGTVAGAYMGIVPIKVAGNEYHWKIAADILTNGGLMSFALTEPNAGSDAAAVKTKYVKDGDSVVINGRKGFISNGEVSNLYTVFATSDSSLGAKGIACFLVPRDTPGISIGKHEDKMGYRTSCTNDVVFEDVRIPLKNMIGAEGEGMSICKRSLGYTRPTAGAGAVGNAQYAYECAVEYSKVRTTFGRPICKNQGISFMLANMYMKLEAARQMVWYSCRCADAGIFDARLSSSSKAFAADAGMEVCTDAVQVLGGYGYSREYPVEKRMRDAKIYQIFEGTNQIQRMVIASDILHS; this is translated from the coding sequence GTGACCAATCATTTCTATCTTCTGACCGAAGAACAGCGCGACCTGCAGCTCATGGTCAGGGAATTCGCCGATAAGGAAATCATTCCGACCGCCAAGGAATGCGAAATAGACGGCACGTTTCCAAAGGAACTATACCGGAAAGCCTTTGAAATGGGACTGACAACCTATACCCTGCCGGAAAAATACGGCGGATGCGGCGGGGACATTTTTACATATTCGCTCATCAAGGAAGAGCTGGCAAGAGGCGACGCCGGTTTTTCAGGCACCGTTGCGGGCGCTTACATGGGCATCGTCCCCATCAAGGTGGCCGGAAACGAATATCACTGGAAAATCGCGGCCGACATTCTGACTAACGGAGGCCTGATGTCCTTTGCCCTGACCGAGCCGAACGCGGGTTCCGACGCCGCGGCGGTAAAAACAAAATATGTGAAAGACGGGGACTCGGTCGTCATCAACGGCCGAAAGGGCTTTATTTCAAACGGGGAAGTATCCAATTTGTATACCGTCTTCGCGACCTCGGACTCCTCTCTGGGCGCCAAGGGGATCGCCTGCTTTTTGGTTCCCCGCGACACTCCGGGCATTTCCATCGGCAAGCACGAGGATAAAATGGGTTACAGAACCTCCTGCACCAACGACGTTGTCTTCGAAGACGTGCGGATTCCCCTCAAAAACATGATCGGCGCCGAGGGAGAGGGAATGTCGATCTGCAAGCGTTCCCTCGGCTACACCCGTCCCACGGCCGGCGCCGGCGCGGTGGGAAACGCACAGTATGCCTATGAGTGCGCTGTGGAGTATTCAAAAGTACGGACGACATTCGGCCGGCCCATCTGCAAAAATCAGGGGATTTCCTTTATGCTTGCAAACATGTATATGAAGCTGGAAGCGGCCCGCCAGATGGTCTGGTATTCCTGCCGCTGCGCGGACGCCGGGATTTTCGACGCAAGGCTCTCCTCCTCCTCCAAGGCTTTCGCCGCGGACGCGGGAATGGAGGTCTGCACCGACGCGGTCCAGGTGCTGGGAGGCTACGGATACAGCCGGGAATATCCGGTCGAGAAAAGGATGAGGGATGCGAAGATCTACCAGATCTTTGAAGGGACCAACCAGATTCAGAGGATGGTCATCGCGAGCGACATCCTGCATTCCTGA
- a CDS encoding sigma-54-dependent transcriptional regulator, with product MKQLILVADDEPIICQMVQEELKSAGYDVLTAQNGQEAVDLINGNPVDLAILDVYMPVHSGFQCLQELRRKNPVMPIIMITAYATVENAVEAMKYGANDYIGKPFDCAELAEKVQRILRTNERKKSGKAISTELIGTSCQMAELRHKIKKVSCSNATVLITGESGTGKSAIAKEIHRTGTRSASPFVHVDCASLPESLMEDELFGHERGAYTGAIGQKKGKFEQAEDGDLFLDEIGTLPLPLQAKLLNVLQERYFFRIGGSERIEVHSRILAATNENLEEAVYSGRFRKDLYYRLNVVEIKCPPLRQHREDIRILAEYYFDVFWKRNRGEESLPSIDPEIYKAMEGYDWPGNVRELENVIESIAVLSEGDKIGLADLPVNYQQECHLGQGGKQGKERLSLKEQEIMLIIEALERNNGNRTNTAKELGISRRALQYRIKELNLLDP from the coding sequence ATGAAACAGCTTATTTTAGTGGCGGATGATGAGCCTATCATTTGTCAGATGGTACAAGAAGAATTAAAGTCTGCCGGTTACGATGTTTTGACGGCGCAAAACGGGCAAGAAGCGGTTGACCTTATCAACGGCAACCCGGTGGATCTTGCAATTTTGGATGTCTACATGCCGGTCCACAGCGGATTTCAGTGTCTGCAGGAGCTGCGCCGGAAGAATCCCGTCATGCCGATTATTATGATCACAGCGTATGCGACGGTGGAAAATGCCGTGGAGGCGATGAAATACGGAGCGAACGACTATATCGGGAAACCCTTCGACTGCGCGGAACTTGCTGAGAAAGTGCAGCGCATTCTGCGAACCAACGAACGGAAGAAGTCGGGGAAAGCAATCTCCACTGAGCTGATCGGTACGAGCTGCCAGATGGCGGAGCTGCGGCATAAAATCAAAAAGGTTTCCTGCAGCAACGCCACTGTCCTGATTACCGGTGAAAGCGGAACCGGGAAAAGCGCCATTGCCAAGGAGATCCACCGGACAGGCACGCGAAGCGCAAGCCCTTTCGTTCACGTCGACTGCGCCTCTTTGCCCGAAAGTCTGATGGAGGATGAATTGTTCGGACATGAGCGCGGCGCCTACACAGGAGCAATCGGGCAGAAAAAGGGAAAATTCGAACAGGCTGAAGACGGAGATCTGTTTCTTGACGAAATTGGAACGCTTCCGCTTCCCCTGCAGGCGAAACTTTTGAATGTTCTGCAGGAACGCTATTTTTTCAGGATCGGCGGGTCGGAGAGGATTGAGGTCCACTCCCGCATTTTAGCGGCAACAAATGAAAATCTGGAAGAGGCCGTTTACTCGGGAAGGTTCCGCAAAGATCTGTATTATCGTCTGAACGTGGTGGAAATCAAATGTCCTCCGCTCAGACAGCATCGTGAGGATATCCGTATCTTAGCGGAATACTATTTTGACGTGTTTTGGAAGCGGAACCGTGGGGAAGAAAGCCTGCCTTCCATTGACCCGGAGATCTACAAGGCCATGGAGGGATATGACTGGCCCGGCAATGTGAGGGAACTGGAAAATGTGATAGAAAGCATCGCGGTTTTAAGTGAAGGAGATAAAATCGGGTTGGCGGACCTGCCGGTAAATTACCAGCAGGAATGCCATTTGGGCCAAGGCGGAAAACAGGGAAAGGAAAGGCTTTCATTGAAGGAACAGGAAATTATGCTGATTATTGAAGCCCTGGAACGCAACAATGGAAACCGGACCAACACGGCGAAAGAGCTTGGGATATCCCGCAGGGCACTCCAATACCGGATCAAAGAGCTGAATCTTCTGGACCCGTGA
- a CDS encoding CaiB/BaiF CoA transferase family protein, whose protein sequence is MAGIFEGVKILDFTNNVAGPCGTAMFADLGANVLKVERPVAGDDSRGINPRIEGQSLTFIWCNRGKKSIELALDDPESQELLYRIIQDADVVIESFKPGLMKKFNLDYEKVAKVNPKIIYCSISACGQTGGYRTMPGFDIIAQGMSGLMDLCGDPDGMPVKNGVTIGDYVGAFNAFGSISAALYHRLRTGEGQYIDLSLLDGLISCNTTAENAANLEAHPTRSGPHHGTMAPYGIYMGKNNQCVIIAAFTAGMWNKLCISIGKPEMLEDPDFATSGMRVRNLKRLVAVLEEWLRQFDNIDDAVKIMKDGGVACCKIRSTYEVVHDPVLWERGTFVEIPTQPSFQKIKSVKTRGPWIRFSKTPAEMKRAPDLGEHNYEILEEYGWDKNKIDAMEAKWSGKFKKQ, encoded by the coding sequence ATGGCGGGAATTTTTGAGGGTGTTAAAATACTGGATTTCACCAATAACGTGGCGGGACCCTGCGGGACGGCGATGTTTGCCGACCTGGGCGCGAATGTTCTGAAGGTGGAACGGCCGGTTGCCGGTGACGACAGCCGGGGTATCAATCCGAGAATCGAAGGGCAGTCGCTTACCTTCATCTGGTGCAACAGGGGCAAAAAATCGATTGAGCTGGCTCTGGACGACCCTGAATCCCAAGAGCTCCTTTACAGGATCATTCAGGACGCCGACGTGGTGATTGAAAGCTTCAAACCCGGACTGATGAAAAAATTCAATCTGGATTATGAAAAGGTTGCCAAGGTGAACCCGAAAATCATCTATTGCTCCATCTCCGCCTGCGGCCAGACTGGAGGGTACCGCACCATGCCGGGCTTTGACATTATCGCGCAGGGGATGTCTGGTCTGATGGACCTGTGTGGCGATCCGGACGGGATGCCCGTGAAAAACGGCGTGACAATCGGGGATTATGTGGGCGCCTTTAACGCGTTCGGCTCTATTTCGGCGGCGCTGTATCACCGCCTTCGCACTGGGGAAGGACAGTATATCGACCTTTCCCTTCTGGACGGCCTGATCAGCTGCAACACGACCGCTGAAAATGCCGCGAATCTGGAAGCTCATCCCACCCGCTCCGGTCCGCACCACGGCACAATGGCGCCTTACGGCATCTATATGGGCAAAAACAATCAGTGCGTTATCATCGCCGCGTTTACCGCCGGCATGTGGAACAAACTCTGTATCTCCATCGGCAAGCCCGAGATGCTGGAGGACCCCGACTTTGCAACGAGCGGAATGCGCGTCAGGAACCTGAAGAGGCTGGTTGCCGTTTTGGAGGAATGGCTGCGTCAGTTCGACAATATCGACGACGCTGTAAAAATCATGAAAGACGGCGGAGTCGCCTGCTGTAAGATCCGTTCGACTTACGAGGTGGTGCACGACCCGGTCCTTTGGGAACGCGGCACTTTTGTCGAAATTCCGACGCAGCCCAGCTTCCAGAAAATCAAAAGCGTCAAGACCCGCGGCCCCTGGATCCGTTTTTCCAAAACACCGGCGGAAATGAAGCGGGCACCCGATCTTGGGGAACACAACTATGAGATTTTGGAAGAGTACGGCTGGGATAAAAATAAGATCGACGCCATGGAAGCAAAGTGGTCCGGGAAATTTAAAAAGCAGTAA